The Streptomyces sp. V4I8 genome includes the window ACGACATCTACGACGGCCAGACCTACGACGCCCGCGAGGAACTCCCCGGCTGGACGGCGGGCGGCTTCGACGCCTCCGGTTGGGCGGCCGTGACCGAGCACGCCTTCGGTTCCAGGTTCCCCGACGCGAAGCTGGTCGCCTACCCCGGCGAGAGCGCCCGTCTGATGCCCGAATGGGATCGCCTGCCGCGCTCCATCACCGTCCACACCGGAGTCACCGGCCAGGACGGCAGCCCCAACGGCAAGGGCCGTGTCGTCGTCGACCCCGCCCGCACGGTCACCGACCCGGACTCGGCGGCCACCGCCGCCGTGACCCTGCACCCCGGCGACACGGCCGTGATCGACCTCGGCCAGAACATGGTCGGCGTGCCCCGCTACACCCTGCGCGGCCCGGCGGGCGCCCAAGTCGCCTTCAAACCCGGCGAGATGCTCAACGACGACAGCGCGGGAGCCGACGGCCCCGTCGGCTCGGTGTACCGCGCCAACCTCCGCACCGCCAAGGCCACCAGCACGTACGTCCTCAAGGGCGACCCCGACGGCGAGACCCACGAGGACTCGCTGACCTTCTACGGCTTCCGCTACGTCTCCGTCACCACGACCGAGACCGTCACCCTCACCCGCTTCACCGGCCGGGTCGCGACCTCCGCCCTCCGCGACATCGGCACGGTCACGACCGACGACACCGACGTCAACCAGCTGATCAGCAACGTCCGTTGGGGCCAGCGCGGCAACTACCTGTGGGTCCCCACCGACTGCCCCCAGCGCGACGAGCGCTGCGGCTGGACCGGAGACACCCAGCTCTTCTCCAACACCGGCCTCTACAACGCCGACGCGGTCAATTTCCTCAGCCACTTCCAGGACACCCTGATCGACTCGCAGCGCACCTACGGCGCGGACGGCGCCCAGTTCACCTGGATAGCCCCCGGCGCCCGCTACAACCAGCCGATACCGGCGAGCGGTTGGGCCGACTGCGGTGTGGTCGTCCCCTGGACGATCTGGCAGATGTCCGGCGACACCACCGTCATCGACCGCAGCTGGGCCGCGATGACGAAGTACCTGGACTGGATCCGGCAGCGCACCGGCGACGCCTACGCCGGACAGGGCGCGATCTTCGGCGACTGGCTGGCCTTCCAGGACACCAGCACCCAGCTCATCAGCGACGTCTACTACGGCTACAGCGCCCGGCTGATGGCCGACATGGCCGCTGCCACGGGCCGTACCGCCGGGGCCCGTACCTACGAGGAGCTCTTCGCCCGCGTCAAGCGGGCCTTCGTCGCCAAGTACCTGGTCACCGACCCCACCACCGGCGAGGTCACCGTGCGCTCCAGCCTGGGCGAGGCACCCCCGTGGATCGGCGGCACGCCCGAGGACAACAGCCAGACGGCGCTGCTCTGGGTCCTCAAGCTCCGCCTCTACGACACCGAGGCCCAGCGCCGCCGCCTCGTCGAGCTGCTCGCCGAGAACATCGGCAACGACGCGGCGTACAAGGAGGCCCATCCCGACAGCACCCGAGTGAGGTACGCCGAGAACACCCTCTCCGTGGGCTTCCTCGGCGTGAACGTCCTCGCCCCCGTCCTCACCGACGAGGGCCGCGTCGACCTGGCGTACCGGCTGCTGCACCAGGACGCCATGCCGTCCTGGCTCTACTCGGTGCGCAACGGCGCCACCACCATCTGGGAGCGCTGGAACTCGTACTCCAAGGAGGACGGGTTCGGCCCGGTCGACATGAACTCGTTCAACCATTACTCCTACGGCGCGATCATGGAGTGGATGTACGAGAGCATGGCGGGCATCACCAAGGACCCGGCGCACCCGGGCTTCCAGCACTTCTTCCTGCGCCCCCACCTCGACCCCACCGGGCGGGTCACCCGGGTCGCCGGCTCGCATCTCTCGCCGTACGGCGAGATCGTCAGCGAGTGGCGGACGGCGGCCCGGAAGCTCACCTACCGGGCCGCGGTCCCCGCGAACAGTACGGCGACTCTGCGCATCCCCACCGCGGACCCGGACACGGTGCGTGAGGGCCGGACACCCCTGTCCCGGGTGCCCGGCGTCGACGACCTGGGCTTCGAGGGCGGGGTCGCGAGCTACCGGCTGCCTTCCGGCCGCTACCAGGTGACCGCCGCCCTCGGCTGACCTGCGGGCCTCGGCCGACCTGCGGCCCCTCTGCTGACCTGCGGTCCCTCGTGTGGCCTCGTGTGACGGAGCCGGTGCGGGGAACTCGGCCGGCATGGACGAGCCGACCCGCACCCACGCGTCGTACTGGATCGAGACGGCACCGCCCGGCGACCCGGCACCCCCGCCGGCCGGCGACCTCACGATCGACGTCGCCGTCGTGGGTGCGGGCATCGCCGGGATCGCCACCGCCTGGGAGCTGGCCCGGCGTGGGCACGGCGTCGCCCTGCTGGAGGCGGACCGGGTCGCCGCCGGCGTCACCGGGCACACCACCGCGAAGCTCACCGCCCAGCACACCCTGATCTACGACCGCCTGCGCCGCACCCGCGGCAAGGACGGGGCCCACCTGTACGCGACCTCCCAGACGGACGCGATCCGGCATGCCGCCGAGGTCGCGGACGAGCTCGGCATCGACTGCGACTGGGAGGAGACGGCGGCCTACACCTACACCCAGGACGGCGACCGTACCGACGAACTGCGGGCGGAGGCCGACGCGGCCCGGGAGGCGGGCCTGGCCGCCGAGTACGTGTCCGACACGGATCTGCCGTATCCGGTGGCGGGTGCGGTACGCGTCGAGGGGCAGGCCCAGTTCCATCCCCGCAAGTACCTGCTGGCACTGGTCGCCGACCTGAAGCGTCTCGGCGGCCAGGTGTACGAGCACACGCGCGTGGTCGGGCTCGCCGAGGGCGAACCCTGTGTGCTGACGACCGAGGACGGGGTGAAGGTGAGGGCCGGGAGCGTCGTGGTCGCCACCCACTACCCGATCTTCGACCGGGCGCTGCTGTTCACCCGCCTCTCACCACGGCGCGAACTGGTGGTCGCCGCCCCCATCGACGCGGTCGCCGCACCGAGCGGCATGTACATCACCCCCGAGCAGAACACCCGCTCGGTGCGCACGGCACCCTACGCCGAAGGCAAGCGCCTGCTCATCGTGACCGGCGAGCACTTCACCCCCGGCACGGGCGTCGATGTCGAGGCACGCTTCAAGGACCTGTCCGGCTGGGCGACGGACCGCTTCGGGGAACTCACCTTCACTCACCGGTGGGCCACCCAGGACAACGACTCCACCGACTCCGTACCGCTCGTCGGCCCCCTGCACCCCGCGAGCCGGCACTGCTACGTGGCCACCGGCTTCGGTGGCTGGGGCCTGAGCAACGGCATCATGGCGGGCCGGCTGCTCTGCGATCTGATCACCGGCCGCGAGAACCCGTGGAGCGATCTGTACGATCCCCGCCGGGTGGTGTCCGTCGTCCGCGAGGGCAAGGACTTCGTCAAGCACCAGTCCGACGTGGCACGCCACTTCGTCGGCGACCGGCTCCAGCACCTGCCCGGCCCCTCGGCCGGCTCGGTGGACGACATCGCCCCCGGCGACGGCGCCATCGTCCACGTCTCCGGCAAGCGCTGTGCCGTCCACCGCGACGAGGACGGCAACGTCCACGCCGTCTCCGCGAAGTGCACGCACCTGGGCTGCCTGGTCGCGTTCAACCGCGCGGAGAGGGCATGGGAATGCCCGTGCCACGGATCCCGCTTCGACCCCGACGGCCGTGTCGTACAGGGCCCGGCCGTACGGCCGTTGGAGCAGCGCGACATCTGAGCCGACCCACTCAGCCGCCGACCAGCACGACCTCCAGGGTGCGCGGCCCGTGCACCCCCTCGACCCGGTCCAGCTCGATGTCACTGGTCGCGGAGGGGCCGGAGATCCACGTCAACGGGCGGGCGGGATCGAGGCGTTCGAGGGCCTGCGGGACGGACGACACGACCTGCTCGGGAACCCGTACGACACAAATGTGGTGGTCGGGGACGAGCGTGATGCGCCGCCGGCCCTGGTCGGGGGAGCCGTCCAGGACGATGGTGCCGGTCTCGGCGACGGCCACCGCACACGCCGTGACCACGCTGTCGACCCGGTCCAGTTCGTCCGGTGTGCTCTCCGCCCGGTCCGCGATCCGCTCGGCGTCGGTCGTCGCGAGCCACTCGGGCTCCAGCCCCGGCGGCACGAGCACCGTCTTCGCGCCCCGCGCGGCCAGCATCCCGGCGATCGTCGCCGCGAGATCGGCGGGGGTGCAGCGGTGCACGATCGCGCGGTAGTCCGCCAGGTTCTCCGCCAGCAGATCCACCGTCTCCGTGACACTCCGCTGCCCGTGCTCACGCAGATAGTCCCGCGGCACCGCCCGCTCGTACGACGTCTCGTCGCGCTCTGTGGCCGGTACGTCGGCCAGCGCCCGCCGCACCCGGCCCAGGATCCGTTCCCTGCTGCTCACTTGGCACCGTCCTTTCCACCGCGCGTCCGCTGCCACCAGTCCCGGAAGGGCTCCGCGGGCACGGTCGGCAGATCCCGGGTCTCGCTCCATGCCTTGCCGGGGCCGGGCAGCGTGCGCGGATGCAGACGGCGGGTGCGCGAGGCGAGCCGCTGTCCCGTCCGCAGGGCGCCCGGGTGGCTGAACGCCCAGCGTGCCGCCCGCATCGCGGCCCGCTCGGCGGCATGCCCCTTCGCCGGTTTCAGCACGACCTTGTTGCCGTTCGCGGTCACCTGGCCGCCCTCGACGACCCGCTCCCGCAGATGCACCAGCACCTCGGGGATGTCGATGGCGACGGGGCACACCTCGTAGCAGGCGCCGCACAGCGATGACGCGTACGGCAGCGAGGCGTCGATCTCGCTGGTCACGCCCCGCAGTTGAGGGCTGAGGATGGCGCCGATCGGGCCCGGGTAGACCGAGCCGTAGGCGTGTCCGCCCGCCCGCTCGTACACGGGGCAGACGTTGAGACACGCCGAGCAGCGGATGCAGCGCAGGGCCTGGCGGCCGATCTCGTCGGCGAGGGCGTCGGTGCGGCCGTTGTCGAGCAGCACCAGATGGAAGTTCTGCGGACCGTCCTCGTCCGTGGTGCCGGTCCAGGTCGAGGTGTACGGGTTCATGCGCTCGGCCGTGGAGGAGCGGGGGAGGGTCTGGAGGAAGACCTCCAGGTCCTGCCAGGTCGGCACGGTCTTCTCGATGCCGACCACCGAGATCAGCGTCTCGGGCAGCGTCAGACACATCCGCCCGTTGCCCTCGGACTCCACGACGACCAGCGTGCCGGTCTCGGCGACCATGAAGTTGGCGCCGGAGATGCCGACCTTGGCCCGTAGGAACTTCTCGCGCAGGTGCAGTCGTGCCGCCTCCGCCAGCTCGGCGGGCGTGTCGGTGAGCCCCTCGGGTGCCGGGCGGCCCCACTCGCTCATCTCACGCTCGAAGATGTCCCGGATCTCGCCCCGGTTGCGGTGGATCGCCGGGACGAGGATGTGCGAGGGGCGGTCCTTGCCCAACTGCACGATCAGCTCGGCGAGATCGGTCTCGTAGGCGCGGATGCCCTCCGCCTCCAGGGCCTCGTTGAGCCCGATCTCCTGTGTGGCCATCGACTTGACCTTGACGACCTCCGACTCGCCGGTCATCTTGACGAGTCGGGCCACGATGTCGTTCGCCTCGTCGGCGTCCGCGGCCCAGTGGACCGTGCCGCCCGCCGCCGTGACCGACTCCTCCAACTGCACGAGATACCGGTCGAGATGACGCAGCGTATGGTCCTTGATCCGCTTCCCGGCCTCCCGCAGCTCCGCCCAGTCGGACACCTCCGCGACGGCCTTGGCCCGCTTGCCGCGGATGGTGTGCGTGGCGTGGCGCAGATTGCCGCGCAGGGTCGTGTCGTGCACGGCCTCGTGCGCGGCCTTCGGAAAGGCCGGCATTCCTACGAACGTCCCGCTCATTCGGCCGGCTCCTCCTCCGTGCTCGCCAGGATCTCCGCGATGTGCACCGGCCGCATGCCCGTCCGCAGCCGCGCCATCGTCCCGCCGATGTGCATCAGACAGGAGTTGTCCGCCGCGCACAGCACCTCGGCGCCCGTCGACTCGGCGTTGCGCACCTTGTCCGTGCCCATCGCCGCAGAGACATCGGAGTTCTTCAGCGCGAAGGTGCCGCCGAAACCGCAGCACTCCTCCGCGCCCGGCAGCTCCACCAACTCCAGCCCCTTGACGGCCTGGAGGAGCCGGCGGGGCCGGTCGGCGAGCCCCAGCCCGCGCAGCCCGTGACAGGTCGGGTGGTAGGTCACCTTGTGCGGGTAGCAGGCGCCCACGTCCGTCACCCCCAGCACGTCCACCAGGAACTCCGTCAGCTCGTACGTCTTCGGCACCACCGGTGCCAGGGTCGCCGCGAGGGTGTCCCCGCGCCCCTCGGCGCGGGCCCGCTCTCCCATCCGTGGATACAGCTCGCGCACCATCGCCCCGCACGATCCGGACGGGGTGACGATCGCGTCGTACTCCCCGAAGACATCGGAGAAATGCCGGGCGAGCGGCTCGGCCTCATGGCGGTAGCCGGTGTTGTAGTGGGCTTGTCCGCAGCAGGTCTGGGCCATCGGGAAGTCGACGTCGACGCCCAGCCTGGTCAGCAGTTTCACCACGGCGCGCCCGGTGTCCGGATAGAGCGTGTCGTTGACACAGGTCAGGAACAGGGCGACACGCATCGCGGCTCCTTGTGATCGATCATCGGATGAGTGCAGGGTAATGCGGACACGCGGCCCGGGGGAGACCCCGCTCACCCTCGGGTGAGGTTCACCATCGGGTGAGCCGGGCCTCCGCCTCGCTCCAGCGCGCCGCGTCCCCCCGCGGCTCGTACCGGGTCAGCGGCTGCGTACGGGTGAGCAGGCGCCGGCCGTCGCCGAGGTCCCCGACCAGCCCGTGGGTACGCGCCTGGACCAGGACGTTCCCGAGGGCGGCGGCCTCCGTCGGGCCCGCCACCACCGGCAGCCCGCACGCGTCGGCGGTCAGCTGGCACAGCAGGGCGTTGCGGGTGCCGCCCCCGACGACATGCACGACGTCGACGGGATGGTCGGCCAGCCGCTCGGCGTCTCGGACGGCGCGCCGGTGGGCCAGGGCGAGCGAGTCGAGGATGCAGCGTGTGATCTCGGCGGGCGAGGCGGGCACCGGCTGCCCCGAGGCACGGCACGCCTCGGCGATCCGCTCCGGCATCCGGCCCGGCGCCAGGAACGCCGCGTCCCCGGCGTCCACGACCGACCGCAGGGCCGGCACCTTGGACGCGTCGAGCAGCAGCGCGCCCAGATCGGGCTCGCCCCACGCCCGTACACACTCCTGGAGCAGCCACAGCCCCATGATGTTCCGCAGATACCGGACCGTGCCGTCCAGCCCGAGCTCATTGGTGAAGTTGGCGGCCCGGCTCTCTTCGGTGAGCACGGGGGCGCCCAGCTCGAGGCCCGCCAGCGACCAGGTGCCGGTGCAGATGTACGCGAACCGCTCGCCCTCGGCCGGGACGGCGGCCACGGCGGAGGCGGTGTCGTGCGACCCGACCGCCGTCACCGGCACCGGACCACTCAGCCCGGTCTCCTCCAGCACCTCCCCGCGCAGCACCCCCGCAAAGTCGCCGGGCTGCCGCAGCGGCGCGAACAGGTCCAGGTCGATCCCCAGCCGCGAGGCGACGTCGTACGACCAGTTCCGTGTCCGGGGATCGATCAGCTGGGTGGTGGAGGCGTTGGTGAGCTCGGTGCCCTGCTCACCGGTGAGCCAGTACGCCAGCAGGTCGGGGACGAGCAACAGCCGCTTGGCGTACGCCAGTTGGGCGGAGCCGCGGGCGGCGGTCAGCTGGTACAGGGTGTTGAAGGGGGCGTACTGCAACCCGGTGGCGGCATACAGCTCCTCTGCGGGGACGGTCGCCCACACCTGCTCCGCGACCCCCTCCGTCCGGGAGTCCCGGTAGTGCACGGGATTGCCGAGCAGCGCCCCGTCGGCGTCCAGCAGCCCGTAGTCCACGGCCCAGCTGTCGATGCCTACGGAGTCGACCTGCCCGGCCGCCCGCAGCCCGTCCAGCACCCCCGCGTACAGCCCGAGCACGTCCCAGCGCAGCCCCTCCGGCACGCGCACCGGCCGGTTCGGGAAGCGGTGGGCCTCGCTCAGCTCCAGCGAGTCCGGGCCGACGCGGCCGACCATGACGCGCCCGCTGGACGCCCCGAGGTCGACCGCGGCGTACGATTTCACGGCCGTGCTCACCGCAGGAAGGCGGCCGCGACGCCGGCGTCGACCGGGATGTGCAGCCCGGTGGTGTGGGTCAGGTCCCCGCCGGTCAGGGCGAAGACGGCGTTCGCGACGTGGTCCGGGAGCACCTCACGCTTGAGGATCGTGCGCTGGGCGTAGAACTCGCCCAGCTTCTCCTCCTCGACCCCGTACACGGCGGCCCGCTTGGCACCCCAGCCACCGGCGAAGATCCCGGACCCGCGCACGACACCGTCCGGGTTGATCCCGTTGACGCGGATGCCGTGCTCACCCAACTCGGCTGCCAGCAGCCGCACTTGGTGAGCCTGGTCGGCCTTGGTGGCCGAGTAGGCGATGTTGTTGGGCCCGGCGAAGACGGCGTTCTTGGAGGCGATGTAGACGATGTCACCGCCCAGCTCCTGAGCGATCATCACGCGCGCCGCCTCCCTCGACACGAGGAACGAACCACGGGCCATGATGTCGTGCTGCAGGTCCCAGTCCTTGGCCGTCGTCTCCAGCAGCGGCTTGGAGATGGAGATACCGGCGTTGTTGACGACCAGATCCACACCGCCGAAGGCGAGCACACCCGCCTTGAAGGCGGCGGCGATCTGCTCCTCCGACGTGACGTCCACGGCGACCGCGACGGCCTTGTCCGGCCCGCCCAGCTCCTCGGCGACGGCCTGGGCGTTCTCGGCGTTGAGATCGGCGATGACCACACACGCGCCCTCGGCCACCAGGCGGTGCGCGATGGCCTTCCCGATCCCGCTGCCGGCGCCGGTCACCAGCGCGACCCGCGTCGCGAGCGGCTTGGGCTTCGGCATCCGCTGGAGCTTGGCCTCCTCGAGGGCCCAGTACTCGATACGGAACTTCTCGGACTCCTCGATGGGCGCGTACGCGGAGACAGCCTCCGCCCCCCGCATCACATTGATCGCGTTGACATAGAACTCACCCGCGACCCGCGCGGTCTGCTTGTCCTTGCCGAAGCTGAACATGCCGACACCCGGAACCAGCACGATCGCCGGATCGGCGCCACGCATGGCGGGGGAGTCGGGCAGGGCGTGCCGCTGGTAGTAGGCGGCGTACTCCTCGCGGTACTCGGCGTGCAGCTCCTTGAGCCGGGCGACGGCCTCGTCGAGCGGAGCGGCCGGCGGCAGATCCAGGACGAGCGGCCGCACCTTGGTCCGCAGGAAGTGATCGGGGCAGGAGGTCCCCAGCGCGGCCAGCCGAGGGTGCTCGGCCCGGGCCAGGAACTCAAGCACCACGTCGGAGTCATTGAAGTGCCCGACCTGCGCCTTGTCCTGCGAGGCGATCGCACGGACATACGGTGCCAGCGCCGCGGCCCGCTCCCGCCGCTCGGCCTCGGCCAGCCCCTCGTACCCCTCGATGACGCCCCCGAAAGGCTCCGCCTTACCCTTCTCCGCCAAGAACTTCTCGGCGGTCCGGATGATGTGCAGCGAGTTCCGCTCGCACTCCTCGGAGGTGTCACCCCACGCGGTGATCCCGTGCCCACCGAGGATGCACCCGATGGCCTGCGGGTTCGCCTCCTTCACGGCGGCGATGTCCAGCCCGAGCTGGAACCCGGGCCGCCGCCACGGCACCCACACCACGCTGTCCCCGAAACACTCGGCGGTCAGCTTCTCCCCGTCCGCGGCACAGGCGAGCGCGATACCGGAGTCCGGATGCAGATGATCGACATGCGCCGCCTCGACGAGCCCGTGCATGGCGGTGTCGATGGACGGCGCCGCCCCACCCTTCCCGTGCAGGCAGTAGTCGAAGGCGGCGACCATCTCGTCCTCACGCTCGACGCCCGGATAGACGTCGACCAGCGCCCGCATCCGATCCAGCCGCAACACGGCCAGCCCTGCTTCGGTGAGCGTCCCGAGGTCACCCCCGGACCCCTTGACCCACATCAGCTCCACATCACCACCGGTGACGGGGTCGGTGTCGGTGCCCTTGGCGGACGCGTTTCCGCCGGCGTAGTTGGTGTTACGGGGGTCGGAGCCGAGCCGGTGAGAGCGAGCGAGTAGGGCGGCGGCTTCGGGATGGGGAGCCATGTGTTCTCAGTCCTTAGCAGAAAGATTCAGTACGTTTCTGATGAGCGCGCCATCGGGGGCGCGGCGGGATCAGGCGCGAAGCGCCGATCCCCCAGGGGCGCGGGGCGGTGTTGCATGTGCGGCTACCACCGCGCGGGCGCGACCAGCCACATCCGGCCCGCAGCCCGCGTACGACAGATCTGGGCAGACGCTCACGCCCCCCAACCGGCCTGCTCCCCACCAACCCGCTCGGCCACGATCTTCTCGGCCCAGCCGGACCGGCGGTACGCGGACATCGGGTCGCCGTCGAGACCCATCTCTTCCCGCACCTCACGCAGCAACGGCCGCACATCGGTGTTGTACGCGTCCATCAGCACGGCATTCGCCTCGAGCACATCACCAGAGGCCTGCGCCGCAGCCAGCGCCGACCGGTCGACCAGCAACGCCTTCGCCGTGGCCTCCTGCACATTCATCACGGACCGGATGATCGCCGGAATCTTCGCCTCGATGTTGTGGCACTGGTCGAGCATGAACGCGACCTCGGGGGAGAACCCACCCCCACGCACGACCTCGTACATGATCCGGAACAACTGGAACGGATCCGCCGCCCCCACCATCAGGTCGTCATCCGCATAGAACCGGGAGTTGAAGTCGAACCCTCCGAGCTTCCCCTCCCTGAGCAGCGTCGCGACGATGAACTCGATGTTGGTCCCCGGCGCATGGTGCCCGGTGTCCACGACGACCTGCGCCTTCGGCCCGAGCTTCAGACAGTGCGCGTACGCCGTCCCCCAGTCCGGCACATCCGTCGAGTAGAAGGCCGGCTCGAAGAACTTGTACTCGAGCAGCATCCGCTGCCCCTCGCCCAGCCGCTCGTACACCTCGGCCAGCCCTTCGGCCAACCGATCCTGCCGCGCCCGGAGGTCGTCCTGCCCGGGGTAGTTCGTCCCGTCCGCGAACCACAGCTTCAGATCGGCGGAGCCCGTCGCGTCCATGATGTCGACGCACTCCAGCAGATGATCGACGGCCTTCCGTCGCACCACCGCGTCCGGATGACAGATGCTGCCCAGCTTGTAGTCGTCGTCCTGGAAGGTGTTGGAGTTGATCGCGCCCAGCTGCACGCCACGTTCTTCGGCGTGCTTGGCCAGCGCCGCGTAGTCGTCGACCTTGTCCCACGGAATGTGCAGGGCGACGGTGGGCGCGACACCGGTGAACGCGTGCACCTGCGCCGCGTCGTCCAACTTCTCCCGCGGCGTACGCGGCACGCCCTGCTGGGCGAACACCTTGAACCGCGTCCCCGAGTTCCCGTACGCCCATGACGGCGTTTCGACTGCCTGGGTCTTGAGTGCGGCCTTCACCGCGGCGAGCTCGGTCACTGAGGGCTCCTGTGACGTCGGGACGGAAGTCGGACGGTGGACAACTGAACCGCTTCTCTGTGAAACGATTCAAGACGGGAACGTATGAGTCGACTGGTGGGGTGTCAACCCCCGCGGCCCAGGCTGTTTGCCGTGACTCCCCCGTGACCTTTGTTCATCGAAACTTTTTCGACACGGACCCATTGACGTGACTTGCGCTCCGTGTCTAACGTCCCGGCAACCAAGTTGAAACCTTTCACGACGCCGAGAGGGCCGTCCCGCCGGCGTCGTCGAGGAGCCCCCATGACCCACCCGTCCACCACGGGTCCGGCCCCGGTTCTGGCGCTCAGGGACATCTCGAAGTCCTTCGGCGCGGTCCGCGCCTTGCGGGACGTCTCCCTGGAGCTGTTTCCCGGGGAGGTGCACGCCCTCGCCGGGGAGAACGGCGCGGGCAAGTCGACCCTGATCAAGACGCTCGCCGGAGTGCACAGGCCGGACGCCGGCCAGGTGCTGCTCGACGGTGCGCCCGTCGTCTTCCACGGCCCCGGTGACGCCCGCGACGCCGGCATCGCCGTGATCTACCAGGAGCCGACCCTCTTCCCCGACCTGTCGATCGCCGAGAACATCTTCATGGGCCGCCGGCCACGGCGCGCCCTCGGCCGCATCGACCACAAGGCGACGCACTCCGCGACCCTGGCGCTGATGCAGCGGCTCGGCGTCGAGCTCGACCCCGACCGCCCCGCGCGCGGCCTGTCCATCGCCGACCAGCAGATCGTCGAGATCGCCAAGGCGCTCTCCTTCGACGCCCGCGTCCTGATCATGGACGAGCCGACCGCCGCCCTCACCGGCAGCGAGGTCGCCCGGCTCTTCGGAGTCGTCCGCACCCTGCGCGAGCAGGGCGCCGCCGTCCTCTTCATCTCCCACCGGCTGGAGGAGATCTTCCAGATCTGCCGGCGGGTGACCACCCTGCGCGACGGCGCCTGGATCGCCAGCGAGCCGCTGGCCGGCATGACCGAGGACGATCTCGTCCGCCGGATGGTCGGCCGTGACCTCGACGAGCTCTACCCCAAGCAGGACGTGAAGCCGGGCGAGGTCGCCCTGAGCGTGCGCCGGCTGACCCGTGAGGGCGTCTTCACCGACGTCTCCTTCGACGTACGGCGCGGCGAGATCGTCGGCCTCGCGGGACTGGTCGGCGCGGGCCGTACGGAAGTCGCGCGGGCCGTGTTCGGCATCGACCGCTGGGACGCCGGTGAGGTCGAGGTGGACGGACGCAAGCTCGTCAGCGGGGCCCCGTCCACCGCCATGGCCTCCGGACTCGCCCTCGTCCCCGAGGACCGGCGGGCCCAGGGCCTGGTGATGGACATGTCCATCGAGCGCAACATCGGCCTGACGGGTCTTCGTACGACCGTGAAGGCCGGCCTCATGGACCGCGGTGCCGAACGCAGCCGCTCCCTCGACTGGGCCGTCAAACTCCAGGTCAAGTACGCGCGGATCGCCGACACGGTGAACACCCTGTCCGGCGGCAACCAGCAGAAGGTCGTCCTCGCCAAGTGGCTCGCCACCGGCCCGAGGGTGCTGATCGTCGACGAGCCCACCCGGGGTATCGACGTCGGCACCAAGGCCGAGGTGCACCGGCTGCTCAGCGAGCTGGCCGCCGGCGGCGTGGCCGTCCTGATGATCTCCTCCGACCTGCCCGAGATCCTCGGCATGGCCGACCGCGTGCTCGTGATGCACGAGGGCCGGCTGACCGCCGAGATCCCCCGCTCCGAAGCCACCGAGGAAACCGTGATGGCCGCAGCAACGGGGAGGGCAGCCGCATGACGGTGACCGCTCCCGACGAGGCCCCTGTCACCGACGTGCCCAAGTCCAGCGGCACCCGTCTCGTCGACCGCGTCTTCAAGATGCGCGAACTCGCCATCCTGGCCGTCTTCGTGGTGATGATCGTCATC containing:
- a CDS encoding family 78 glycoside hydrolase catalytic domain, yielding MNDGVDSTKGKGVRRRTVLTTALGAAPVAMAGGIVGGGPASAAPAAHRTAVEGLTVEHRTNPLGVDATHPRFGWRMASPVRGRRQSAYRILVATAPDRLTPARADVWNSGRVTSPASVAVRYDGPALHASTRYHWTVTVWDETRRAVPAAPTAHFETGLLSSDGIAGWDGARWITMAGKQPHTPGAPLLRHQARLTGRQVRAARLYISALGVYEAHVNGHRVAVPQGDGTTHELLAPGWTNYDSTVNYFTYDVTDLVAGERHKGHVTLAAVLGNGWYNGRISENSAYYSADGNPLALKAKLLVRYADGSEQTIVTAPGDDWKATDTGPYRADDIYDGQTYDAREELPGWTAGGFDASGWAAVTEHAFGSRFPDAKLVAYPGESARLMPEWDRLPRSITVHTGVTGQDGSPNGKGRVVVDPARTVTDPDSAATAAVTLHPGDTAVIDLGQNMVGVPRYTLRGPAGAQVAFKPGEMLNDDSAGADGPVGSVYRANLRTAKATSTYVLKGDPDGETHEDSLTFYGFRYVSVTTTETVTLTRFTGRVATSALRDIGTVTTDDTDVNQLISNVRWGQRGNYLWVPTDCPQRDERCGWTGDTQLFSNTGLYNADAVNFLSHFQDTLIDSQRTYGADGAQFTWIAPGARYNQPIPASGWADCGVVVPWTIWQMSGDTTVIDRSWAAMTKYLDWIRQRTGDAYAGQGAIFGDWLAFQDTSTQLISDVYYGYSARLMADMAAATGRTAGARTYEELFARVKRAFVAKYLVTDPTTGEVTVRSSLGEAPPWIGGTPEDNSQTALLWVLKLRLYDTEAQRRRLVELLAENIGNDAAYKEAHPDSTRVRYAENTLSVGFLGVNVLAPVLTDEGRVDLAYRLLHQDAMPSWLYSVRNGATTIWERWNSYSKEDGFGPVDMNSFNHYSYGAIMEWMYESMAGITKDPAHPGFQHFFLRPHLDPTGRVTRVAGSHLSPYGEIVSEWRTAARKLTYRAAVPANSTATLRIPTADPDTVREGRTPLSRVPGVDDLGFEGGVASYRLPSGRYQVTAALG
- a CDS encoding FAD-dependent oxidoreductase is translated as MDEPTRTHASYWIETAPPGDPAPPPAGDLTIDVAVVGAGIAGIATAWELARRGHGVALLEADRVAAGVTGHTTAKLTAQHTLIYDRLRRTRGKDGAHLYATSQTDAIRHAAEVADELGIDCDWEETAAYTYTQDGDRTDELRAEADAAREAGLAAEYVSDTDLPYPVAGAVRVEGQAQFHPRKYLLALVADLKRLGGQVYEHTRVVGLAEGEPCVLTTEDGVKVRAGSVVVATHYPIFDRALLFTRLSPRRELVVAAPIDAVAAPSGMYITPEQNTRSVRTAPYAEGKRLLIVTGEHFTPGTGVDVEARFKDLSGWATDRFGELTFTHRWATQDNDSTDSVPLVGPLHPASRHCYVATGFGGWGLSNGIMAGRLLCDLITGRENPWSDLYDPRRVVSVVREGKDFVKHQSDVARHFVGDRLQHLPGPSAGSVDDIAPGDGAIVHVSGKRCAVHRDEDGNVHAVSAKCTHLGCLVAFNRAERAWECPCHGSRFDPDGRVVQGPAVRPLEQRDI
- a CDS encoding lactate utilization protein C; its protein translation is MSSRERILGRVRRALADVPATERDETSYERAVPRDYLREHGQRSVTETVDLLAENLADYRAIVHRCTPADLAATIAGMLAARGAKTVLVPPGLEPEWLATTDAERIADRAESTPDELDRVDSVVTACAVAVAETGTIVLDGSPDQGRRRITLVPDHHICVVRVPEQVVSSVPQALERLDPARPLTWISGPSATSDIELDRVEGVHGPRTLEVVLVGG
- a CDS encoding LutB/LldF family L-lactate oxidation iron-sulfur protein, translating into MSGTFVGMPAFPKAAHEAVHDTTLRGNLRHATHTIRGKRAKAVAEVSDWAELREAGKRIKDHTLRHLDRYLVQLEESVTAAGGTVHWAADADEANDIVARLVKMTGESEVVKVKSMATQEIGLNEALEAEGIRAYETDLAELIVQLGKDRPSHILVPAIHRNRGEIRDIFEREMSEWGRPAPEGLTDTPAELAEAARLHLREKFLRAKVGISGANFMVAETGTLVVVESEGNGRMCLTLPETLISVVGIEKTVPTWQDLEVFLQTLPRSSTAERMNPYTSTWTGTTDEDGPQNFHLVLLDNGRTDALADEIGRQALRCIRCSACLNVCPVYERAGGHAYGSVYPGPIGAILSPQLRGVTSEIDASLPYASSLCGACYEVCPVAIDIPEVLVHLRERVVEGGQVTANGNKVVLKPAKGHAAERAAMRAARWAFSHPGALRTGQRLASRTRRLHPRTLPGPGKAWSETRDLPTVPAEPFRDWWQRTRGGKDGAK